In Capricornis sumatraensis isolate serow.1 chromosome 16, serow.2, whole genome shotgun sequence, a genomic segment contains:
- the LOC138093156 gene encoding olfactory receptor 5J3-like, translating into MADANFTLVTEFILLGLTDHAELKVVLFLVFLLIYTVSLVGNLGMFLVIQITPKLQTTMYHFLSCLSLTDACYSSVFAPRMLLNFVERETISFSACIVQFFSFASLITAEAFLLAAMAYDRYMAIVNPLLYTMAMTRIVCVVLVIASCVGGVINSLTHTIGLLKLSFCGPNVIRHFFCDLPPLLKLSCSDASMNELLLLIFSGVIAVITFMTVVVSYIFIVAAILRIRSAAGRHKAFSTCVSHLTVVTLLYGSVNFNYIQPSSQYSLEQEKVVSVFYTLVVPMLNPLIYTLRNKEVKDAVKKAKEMKHIPC; encoded by the coding sequence aTGGCTGATGCTAATTTTACACTGGTGACCGAGTTTATCCTTTTGGGACTGACAGATCATGCTGAACTGAAAGTGGTCCTCTTTCTGGTGTTCCTGCTCATCTATACCGTTTCCTTGGTGGGGAATCTAGGAATGTTCCTTGTAATCCAAATAACTCCCAAACTCCAAACGACCATGTATCATTTCCTCAGCTGCCTGTCACTCACTGATGCCTGCTATTCGTCAGTCTTTGCACCGAGAATGCTGCTGAACTTTGTTGAACGGGAGACAATCTCGTTCTCTGCATGCATTGTGCAGTTCTTTTCATTCGCATCTCTCATTACAGCTGAGGCTTTCTTGCTGGCAGCAATGGCTTATGACCGCTATATGGCCATTGTGAACCCTTTACTTTATACCATGGCTATGACAAGAATAGTTTGTGTTGTTCTGGTCATTGCATCATGTGTAGGAGGGGTAATCAACTCGTTGACTCACACAATTGGCTTGCTGAAGTTGTCTTTCTGCGGGCCAAATGTCATCAGGCACTTCTTCTGTGACCTTCCCCCGCTGTTGAAGCTGTCCTGTTCTGACGCATCCATGAATGAGCTGCTGCTTTTAATCTTCTCTGGTGTTATTGCCGTGATCACTTTCATGACTGTGGTGGTCTCCTACATCTTCATTGTTGCCGCTATCCTGAGGATCCGCTCCGCAGCAGGCAGACACAAAGCCTTCTCCACGTGTGTGTCACATCTCACAGTTGTGACTCTACTCTATGGCTCTGTAAACTTTAACTACATTCAACCAAGCTCCCAGTATTCCTTAGAACAGGAAAAGGTGGTATCTGTGTTTTATACCCTGGTTGTTCCTATGTTAAACCCATTAATTTATACCTTAAGAAACAAGGAAGTGAAGGATGCTGTGAAAAAGGCCAAAGAAATGAAGCATATTCCTTGTTAA